Proteins encoded by one window of Antechinus flavipes isolate AdamAnt ecotype Samford, QLD, Australia chromosome 4, AdamAnt_v2, whole genome shotgun sequence:
- the LOC127561200 gene encoding basic salivary proline-rich protein 1-like, producing the protein MHTDPRTRTYAHGPTHTFLRTRHTQSVRTQPQVIARKPRGPQKPQGPRKPQKPQSPRKPQSPRKLQKPQEAPGPPEAPGPPEAPEAPEPPEAPEPQEAPEAPGSPRAPEAPGPPEAPEASEPPEAPEPQEAPEAPGCPRAPEASGPQEAPEPQKPQSPRKPQKPQGPRKPQKPQGPRKPQKPQSPRKPPKPQGPRKPQKPQGPRKPQKPQSPRKKPQKPQSPRKPQGPKKPQKPQGPRKPQKPQSPRKSQKPQGPRKPQKPQGPRKPQGPRKPQGPKKPQKPQGPRKPQKPQSPRKPQKPQGPRKPQKPQGPRKPQGPKKPQKLQGPRKPQKPQSPKKPQSPRSLRAPESPRAPEASEPQETPEASEPQEAPEASEPQETPEASEPQETPEASEPQETPEASEPQEAREASGS; encoded by the exons ATGCACACGGACCCACGCACACGTACCTACGCACACGGACCCACGCACACGTTCCTACGCACACGACACACACAGTCTGTTCGTACACAGCCCCAGGTTATC GCCAGGAAGCCCCGGGGCCCCCAGAAGCCCCAGGGCCCCCGGAAGCCCCAGAAGCCCCAGAGCCCCCGGAAGCCCCAGAGCCCCAGGAAGCTCCAGAAGCCCCAGGAAGCCCCGGGGCCCCCAGAAGCCCCAGGGCCCCCGGAAGCCCCAGAAGCCCCAGAGCCCCCGGAAGCCCCAGAGCCCCAGGAAGCTCCAGAAGCCCCAGGAAGCCCCAGGGCCCCAGAAGCCCCAGGGCCCCCGGAAGCCCCAGAAGCCTCAGAGCCCCCGGAAGCCCCAGAGCCCCAGGAAGCTCCAGAAGCCCCAGGATGCCCCAGAGCCCCAGAAGCCTCAGGGCCCCAGGAAGCCCCAGAGCCCCAGAAGCCTCAGAGCCCCCGGAAGCCCCAGAAGCCTCAGGGCCCCAGGAAGCCCCAGAAGCCCCAGGGCCCCCGGAAACCCCAGAAGCCCCAGAGCCCCCGGAAACCCCCGAAGCCCCAGGGCCCCAGGAAGCCCCAGAAGCCTCAGGGTCCCAGGAAGCCCCAGAAGCCCCAGAGCCCCAGGAA GAAGCCCCAGAAGCCCCAGAGCCCTAGGAAGCCCCAGGGCCCCAAGAAGCCCCAGAAGCCTCAGGGCCCCAGGAAGCCCCAGAAGCCCCAGAGCCCCAGGAAGTCCCAGAAGCCCCAGGGCCCCAGGAAGCCCCAAAAGCCTCAGGGCCCCAGGAAGCCCCAGGGCCCCAGGAAGCCCCAGGGCCCCAAGAAGCCCCAGAAGCCCCAGGGCCCCAGGAAGCCCCAGAAGCCCCAGAGCCCCAGGAAGCCCCAGAAGCCCCAGGGCCCCAGGAAGCCCCAAAAGCCTCAGGGCCCCAGGAAGCCCCAGGGCCCCAAGAAGCCCCAgaagctccagggccccaggaaGCCCCAGAAGCCCCAGAGCCCCAAGAAGCCCCAGAGCCCCAGAAGTCTCAGGGCCCCAGAAAGCCCCAGAGCCCCAGAAGCCTCAGAGCCCCAGGAAACCCCAGAAGCCTCAGAGCCCCAGGAAGCCCCAGAAGCCTCAGAGCCCCAGGAAACCCCAGAAGCCTCAGAGCCCCAGGAAACCCCAGAAGCCTCAGAGCCCCAGGAAACCCCAGAAGCCTCAGAGCCCCAGGAAGCCCGAGAAGCCTCAGGGTCCTAG